One Nicotiana sylvestris chromosome 12, ASM39365v2, whole genome shotgun sequence genomic window carries:
- the LOC104246860 gene encoding mitochondrial import inner membrane translocase subunit PAM16 like 2-like encodes MAAKILANLIVMGSTILARSFVQAYRQALANASKNGVAQEAVQNIKRASKTMTETEARQILGVTENSSWEEIIQRYENLFERNAKNGSFYLQSKVHRAKECLEAIHQPKEPEEK; translated from the exons ATG GCTGCAAAAATCCTTGCTAATTTGATTGTCATGGGCTCTACAATATTGGCGAGGTCCTTTGTTCAAGCATATCGTCAGGCACTGGCGA ATGCATCTAAAAACGGGGTTGCTCAAGAAGCGGTGCAGAATATCAAAAGAGCTAGTAAAACCATGACTGAAACAGAAGCAAGGCAGATTCTCGGTGTCACTGAGAATTCATCATGGGAAGAAATCATTCAG AGATATGAAAACTTGTTTGAGCGAAATGCCAAAAACGGTAGTTTTTACCTTCAGTCAAAGGTTCATAGAGCCAAAGAGTGTTTGGAAGCAATTCACCAACCTAAAGAACCAGAGGAAAAATAA